In a single window of the Chitinivorax sp. B genome:
- a CDS encoding GAD-like domain-containing protein yields the protein MDEDIEYFLKKFGPAFGRQWVPQSSIDRYRGKLPDQLLKYWEGYGWAGYAN from the coding sequence ATGGATGAAGACATCGAATACTTCCTGAAGAAATTTGGCCCAGCATTTGGGCGGCAATGGGTACCGCAATCCAGCATTGACCGCTATCGCGGTAAGTTACCCGATCAATTGCTGAAGTATTGGGAGGGCTACGGCTGGGCGGGCTATGCCAATG